The DNA window TAGCTTCGACCCGAACCCTCAGGAAAAAGACGTATACTAAGCTTCAAACGTCCACTTTTTCCAAGtgtaaaaaaatcagaagccAACCCAATACTCCGTAGCAGTTACTGATAGTTTCACTAGCGAAGGACATAGGTGATGACTTGTCTTATAATAGACTAGCAGACTCTTCTAGGGTTTGAGCCTACTATGTTATTTCACCTAAGAAAAGAACTTGAGAACTCTGACAATGAAAGTAGAAAAGCCGTTGACACGTGGGATTTGGGACAGGCTGTGGAATAGTGCCGTGTGACAAAGGTGTATACTCGCCTCCACTGTGACGTTACGATCCAAAATCAACTGCAACCACAACGGCGCCGAACATACTGTGACGTCCTGATGACAGGTCGCTTACTTCTACAGAAAGAGTGGCCATTAGTAGTCTGCCTCAGTGCGCATCCGATCAATGGGACGACTGATCGATAGGGCAATGGTGCCGGAGCTGCGaagaaggattttcttttcttttcttgcgaCTGTGAAGCGAACCTAATCATTaataattacacaaaaaagacgaaaaaaacttcCGGGAAGCTTGTCGATCGATAGATAATTAGACCTCATAGCGGCAGAACTCGTCCTTCAACGACCGCGATGAGACCTTCGCTAGCTGCTATAGGATTCTAGGGCCGTGCAAGGGTCTCAGGGATCCACTTCGGACGCAAACCAAAAACGTCGCAAAATTCCGGGCACATAGCTATGCACCACAAATtgggtcgttttgacctgattgATTATTTGGGATATCATCTTACGTAACTTTACAAACAAGGTTTAGCGAGATTTTAAAGGATATATTCTTATTATAAATAACTGTGACAGCATGGAAATCACGTTATGATATAGAAAGATTGCTCTATTTAAAATCGAACTACGAATGGCGTACAAAGTGAAGTTTGAGCAGAAACTTTTTTGGATACTTTGGGACATACTGTagaacagtgtttttttttcaactcatcGACAACTGTAATAAGTGCTCACTTGTAGACAAATCGAGGTCTGGCAGAGGTTGCGCCCTGGAAAAATATTCGATGTGCTAGTGAAGAGTGATTAAcaatgtttaaaggcagcataccacgaatctggggtggtatggatttgaggtggagtatccgtatacggggtcgtcgattatggagaccggggtggttccgctcatctcttcctgaatcactgcaagcacccgacccctgaatgctgttttgtacgatgccttccaTTGCAGTGCGCCTGCCTATAGggacagtccgaattgattttcgacgaatcccaGGGCGGAGGTGGCGCagagggtggagcgttgcaatagatggcatcgtacaaaacaggaATTAGCTTTTTGcagtgatacagggagaggtgagctgAACTACCCCagtcttcataatctacgaccccgtatacgtatactccacctgaaatccgcaccacctcagattcgtggtatgttgcctttaactaTTTCATTTTCCTAGTATATGTATTTGAATCGTCTGAAACTCATGAACTAAGAGAGTAAAGAGGCGCCGAGAGAGGAAGGTGAGAGGATAATCGGATTTACGACATATGTCatggaacaaaaaagtgtCAATATACCAAAACTTTGCCGTTTCTCAGCAAGTCTCGTAAGAATCACATACTCTTTCGCCCCTCCGAACAGAAACAACAGTGAACAAGAATACATACAGAAGTCgtcgaagatgcggcgtcggCATAACACGTTACTACTTCCTCACTTCCTTACTCGCAGGAATGATCAGTCGCGACCCTGCTATTCCCATTGTCAGGATAGAAGACGCCGAGTACGCAACGCAATGCGTTCGGCACTATGTTTATACATACACATTCACTGTAGATTGcgcattttttctgcttcgtGGTTTATTCGGGGAACTTGAGGCGACATGTTCGGAGAGGTGGGAGAGGAAGGATTCTCCTAAGCGCATGGAATGACATACCACACGGTCTTCTTCAACCGTTGTTGGCAGGGTTTTTCTCGTGCTAGTaacttttttcgtcttctgcgTTGGTTTCAccgtttttatttctcttctggTCGTTGCAGTTGTCGTAGTTGAATGCGTTTTAGAAGTGCTATTTCCAATTGTTAACTCGGTTGTAGTTATTTTAGTGGTTTCCTTCTCGGTTGTTGTCGATTGTTTGTCTgtagttgtttctttttttgttgtgctgGTTTCCTTTTCGGTTGTGGTAGTGGTTTTTTCCTCTGTTGTACTGGTAGTggttttctccttcgttgtaGTGGTTTCTGTCTTCGCTGCAGTGGTTGCTCGAGTTGAGGTTGaaatagaagtagaagaagTGCTGTCTTTCGAAGAAGTTTCATTTTCAGCTTGGCGTCTGATCCTAGGCTTCTCCTTCTCCCAACGCCACAGAATGCAGCGCAATTCTTGCAAAGTCAATGTATTTATTGTAGAATTATCAAGTGAATCAAAACAGTTCAATGTGTGTTCATCGCATACACAGGCGACCATACCATTTCCATGAGAACAACCATGTACCTAGTAAATGAGAGTAGATGAGAATGAGATAAAAGTCATACAAAAATCCTACAAAAACCAATTATTTCACGTGTTCTTTGCCAAGTTATCGTACTTCCATTTACAATTATTCGGAACCTTCACCTAACAAGAAAAACTGCTAGTATTCTTCCGTATTCTTCCGTATGTACCGGTGTTACAGTTAGATCAAAATGAGTTGAATTGTGGTCGACTACGCAAGTGCTCGAAATGCTGCGGTGAGACCTTCTTTCGTCTACGCAGCCTGCTTGTAGTTAGCGGTGGGTAGTTCATTTACAAATCTCAGATCGCACTACATTGCATACAGCAATTTCACCTTCCCTAACTTCCCACGGATTTGTGTACTTGTGAACTGAATGTAGTTGAAAGACATTCTGGCCTTTCCTTGCCATTTGCTATTCCTTCGCAACATATGCAGATCCTATACAGATCTAAGATTGAACACCTAACCCATGAAGATTCAAAAACCTctattctgtttttattttgtttaaaaaaacactcaatctgtaacaaacaacaaatcaaGCTAGTACTTACTCCTTCATTAATATAGTGAGTATGAAAATTGTACTTTGGGCATCCCCCATCCGCTCCAACTTCTGTGTTTGTCCATA is part of the Necator americanus strain Aroian chromosome V, whole genome shotgun sequence genome and encodes:
- a CDS encoding hypothetical protein (NECATOR_CHRV.G20352.T1), whose product is MYPSIFAALSTLLPNLLSEKTFLNREAEMARIDGYSVINECRNSQPYKIYIPGKKMCVWTNTEVGADGGCPKYNFHTHYINEGVHGCSHGNGMVACVCDEHTLNCFDSLDNSTINTLTLQELRCILWRWEKEKPRIRRQAENETSSKDSTSSTSISTSTRATTAAKTETTTTKEKTTTSTTEEKTTTTTEKETSTTKKETTTDKQSTTTEKETTKITTTELTIGNSTSKTHSTTTTATTRREIKTVKPTQKTKKVTSTRKTLPTTVEEDRVGATSARPRFVYKNVTAHMLSVIGAYAGTLLLLQVIVLLMWQKLQRREDIFVVREMAKEISRRKK